A window of Rufibacter tibetensis genomic DNA:
GGACAAAAGCAGCATGCAAATATTCAAAAACAGGAGGCAGGTTATTCTACCTACACGAGTGTTAGTAAAAGGTATTTCCATAAATTAATAAGTTAATATGTTAATTCATTTACTTGTATACTAAATGTGTATTTTCTGCCTTACAGCAGGCTTCTATTCACCCTTCCTTGTAAGTGCAACCAATTCGGAAGGGGGGAACTACAAGTTCACGGCACGGCAAATGAAGCACTGTCTAATCAATTATTGACTTTAACCAACATGGATTTACATTTGCTAAACAGGAGAGGAAGGGAGGTATAGTGGCTGTTTTCCAAAGCTAGACCAGGTAGTGTTTTCAGGGTTCAATGCTAACGGCAGGGGAAACAAGCAAACTCCATGTTATACTGTCTATTAGCCTTCTCGACAGGGACGCATAAATGTATCCAAGGGTTGAAGCACAGAAAATTTGCGAGAAAGGGGAGGGGGAATAGTGAAATACAAGAGTTTGTAAAGCCAACAAAGAGACACAACCAACAGGTGGCTGATGGTACAGGAGGATATAGTGTAGGAATATAATAATTGTAATTCCTTTGTCCATGGTTTAAAGCAAATCTTTTCACCATGGTATTTCTTATTTCCTAATTTTTGATCTTAATCAATATAACAAAAGACGTTTTCTTATTTCTTTGTAGGTATCAGTTAAAATTATAGCGCTAATAAATACAGAAATCAAGTTTTAATACGGGTACATGCTCTTATTTTTATTAATATAAAAAGATAGAGTTTAAAATTTTCTTTCACAAGAAAAATCATTGGATTTTACTTTGAAGCAGCCTTCCATATAGCTTATCCGCGGTGAAGGATCTAAAAACAGGGGCAGCTCTAAGTTTAAAGCAAACAGGTATTCTGGATCAGGCTACCTCCACAAAGGTGGACGGGAGGTATTTTACGCACTCCTTTCCCTCGCCTCCTTCTAGGTGGACACCGCCGGCTGCTTTTAGGCCAGACTTCTACTTGGGATATCTGGGTCAAGGGGCAGAGAAACCAAACCCTGAAGTTTTCATTCAACTGCCTCTGCGGAGGCTTTCCCACGTTTTCGGCTTTTGCCTCTGAGAACCTGACCTTTTTCCGAACAACAATAACGGGACAGCGATCCTGCACATCGTGTTGAGCGTTCAAACAGGCGTATTGGTTGGGGGTCATGCTGAGAAACTAGGATGAAAGTAGACAGATCCCAAGGGTTCCTTTTTGTTATTCCTGGGTTTGTAGATATATTTGAGGGTGTAAGTATTTGGGAAACCAATTCCAAGGGGGGTGACGCAACCGGTGTCTCCCCTCTTTGCTTTCAACTTGGTTTCCAGTAAGGGAAAGGGAATGGAAATGTTTGAAGTACTTGATGGGACAGGCAGGAAAACCAAAGAACTACCAAGCAAAAAACGAAGGCCCGGTTACCTGTGGAAGGCACCTTTTTAATGTTTACGGAAGACAGTCTATACCTTCTGGCCCCCGTAAACCAGCATGACTGAGGCTCCCTTGCGGGCACCTACCGTAAAGGTAGAGCAGGTGCTTCTGCTCCGCGACAATCCCATTTCAGAACGGTTCACCACCATCCTGCAGCCCCCTTACTTTGGCAACTGTGCTGGATTAGCCATCAAGATATCATACGCTTTGGGGGGCTATTGCCAGGCGGCCTACGCCAGGGCCCAAACATTCGATGGGTTTAATTCAAAATTTCGGTCCTTACGCAAAAACTGCATCAGTTTAAAGCTTAGAGAGATTCACCAAACCAGTTAAAACGATGCGTGGTGGTGCACGAGTAGAACGGGGCCGGTGATAACGGTGGAAATGGCAACCATCACATTGTGGAGCTTTCCGCTTCATGCAAACTAAAAGGTAACCCATGGTGTTGGGCATGGCCTGTTAATAGGAAAGCCCCGGAGTTTGGTGGATATAATGATTTCCCGACAATTCTTTAATAAGGAACCCTGCGATATCCCTTCTGGATATCTTGAGTTTTGTGGTTTTGTCGTCAGGGGAAAACCCGTGCCGGTAGTGCCCTGTTTCCTCCCCGTCCGTGAACGCGGCGGGCCGTACGAGGGTCCAGGAAAGGCCACTTGCCATCACATATTCCTCCTGTAGTTCATGGTCAAGGTATACCTTCTTCAACAGCCAGCCGAACATGACTTTTTTCCAGAAAAAGTTCAGGTTCCCCCGGCTGTTGCCCGCCCCGAGGGTTGTCTGGCACACCAACCGGTCTACGCTGTTTCTTTTCATGCCGGAGATCACATTCCTTGTGCCTTCTGACCTGACGAGACTTGCTTTGCCCTTGCCTGACCCCAATACGACACATACCGCGTCATGGCCTGCTATAGCATCCTCTACTGCCTTGGCATTAAAGACATCCCCGGTGAAAACGCGCATCCCTTGGTTACCGGGATGCTCCAGTTTGGATTTGTTCCGGCAGAAGGCCGTCACGTTGAATCCTTGCTCCAGAGCTTTTCGCACTACCTGTTTCCCTACTGAGCCGGTGGACCCAAACACAATTAGTTTCATGGTTTCTACGGTTAGATTACAAGGCCAAAGGTACTGGGAGCAACCGGCAAGGAATTGAACAAAACCGACAATCATGAATCTAAGGAAGCCTGGATGCGGTACTGTTTCGGGGAAAGGCCGGTGTACGACTTGAAAACCCTGGTGAAGTGGGACTGGTCCGCGTACCCATTGTCAAAGGCTACTTCCGTGAGCCTTCCCGAGGCAGGGTCCCCGACTCCCTCCAGTGAGCTTTGGAACTGGATGATCTTGGCGAACTGCTTGGGGGTAATACCTACCTCCTTCAGGAAGTTCCTCTCGAAGGTTCTCTCCGTGAGGGAAACCCGATCGCACATATCTTTGATCTTCCCATACCCTTGTTTCGGATTATGTGGTGAATGGTAGCCTGGATACGGTCATCTTCCCTGAGCTTGTGGGCAGAAAGCAAGGCTTCCACCAGGTCTGAGATAACCTCAACCTGAGTGGGCAAATCATCCGCCGCCAAAAGCCTCCCGTGGAATTTCCCTGCTTCTATGTTTTTCAGTTGGAGGAGATCATAACACTCATCGTTTAGGGCCTTTGGGTCCATGTTCAGCAGGTACTTCGAGGCAAAGGGGTAAAGCTGAAACACCACAAATTGAAAACGTCCCTGTGCGGACAAGGCCATAGGGCTCAGGGTCTGGCCGTAAAGGAAAAGACCGGAGAGCTTTTTCCCTGCCGGCAGCATAAAAAGACCGTGTTCTGCCTTTTGGAACATGATGCCTGGGTAGCCATCCGCATAAAGGGGGTACTCTAGTGAACCAGAGGGATCCTCAGAGGCATCCATCATGATGCAATTCACATAGCAGCGAAGGCTTTTGCGCACCTGGTATTGGGGGAATTGCATATGGTTAAGGTTATGTGCCCTTATGGCAAACCGTGCTTGACGGACTCGTATAAGCGGAGGCCCTACCTGCGGGCACCCAATGTCAGCGAAGGTAGTTTTTCTTTTTTGCTTTCCTGTCCCTATCCATGCCACTGAATGCCGGAGGCAACATTGCTGGCTTCTATTCTCAGTTTTTCCCCTCCTTCATCTCCACCCTTTGCATCCAGTGTCTTTGATTGAACGTTGGGAAATTAGTTCTAGGGTAAATAATACCTGATACATATGCATTTTTAAGATGTTATTCAATCTTTTAATAAACAACCACAGGACAGAGCAGGATAATATAGTGTTCTGAAGAGACTAGTTTAGAGCTACTCAGGTGCCTCCCTGTTCCGCCGTGATAGCAGGACAGGGAGGCAAGGAATCCCTGAAAACAGAAGCAGGGTTGTGCTTGGCAGTATGTTACAGCGTCCCCCTTGACCGAACCAGACAGCAAGTGCCCGAGGTGAAGTTTATCATAGGGGAGTCTTTTGCGGTGAGCGGTATATAGATCGCTGGCAAGGCAGGTTTTCAGGGAGCAGCCCGTGATATTACCTAGCAATACGTGCGGCTTTCATTCCGTTCCAGTGCATTTTCGATAAAGCGCAACAAGCGGCGCAGGGGGTACTGGGATTATGACGGAGGCCCTTCACCATTGAATTAGCTCCAGGAAGGGATGCTGCTGCTGAGAATCTTTTGGGTTCATGCAGTTGCCGGCAGAGGCATCTCCTCCAAAAAGCCGCCTCATACAGGAGGGTGGAAAGGTTCTACCTTCCCCAAGTTGCAGGGACCTGTCATTCAGGGAGCCTCGGGCTTTAAAATCTATTAATCAACTTATTGGGGAAAAACCATGGTAAAGGAAGAATTGATGGGAAGTGCCAGAAACTGGGTATTGAGGGAAGCAGGTTGTGCCACGATTGTGGACCTGGGAAAATTAAATGATAAAGAGCAATATCCAAGTCTGATAGGGTTGGGCTCCTATGGGAAGAGTGTCGCAGTTGAAGTAATTCCCTGCCTGGAGAAATACTTGAAAGAATGGAAGGCCGGCAAATTTCTAGCGCCGCGAAAAGGCGTTGGGAAGTTCAGGTTTATATGTGTCCCGGTGGATCTGATCAGCAGGGAAGAATTGCCAAAAAACTGGGGTTTGCTGTATGCCGGGGCAGATGGTCAGATTACTTCCCCTCATAATCCCTACTGCCCGAAACGCGGCAATGTCTGGCGCAACGGTTTTGACGACCATGGCATGGATGACTTGCTGCGTCTGGTCGAATCACATGATCATTCCTTTAAGAACCTCCAGTACAAGAGCTTACTTCATTAAGGACATGAGAGGCCTTACGGCAGGGTGTTTGGACGATTAAGCGAAGTTCTTTACCCTTTTTACCTAACCTTTCCTAGGGGATTTGTGCCCAAAGTCCCATCATAAACTTTGAAGGGCACTCACCCAGTCGGATGTGATTAATGCATGAAGGACAACCCGGAGAAACGTATTGAGCCCTGCCGCGGGTTACCAAGGAAGTGTAGGGGTCGAATCTCCTCTCATGCAAAAGAACCGAGATGAATCATGATAAAACACCTGGTTTTCTCCCTTCCACCTTGGCCCCAGAGGGAAAGCCCGTGAAGTTTACCTGTGTCTGGAACTTTAACCCAAGTGGGGGGGGGGAAGCTTGTAGGCCAGTAAGGCGAGCCGGCGGTTTACCTGCGCTAACTGTTCAAGGATTAACCCTATTACGTATCTTTGCGGCATGCCTTTCCTGGGTGATAAGGAAAGTACGGAAAAGCTTGGGTGAGGTATGGCAAAAGCCACCAAAGAACTCTCCAAAAGGTTCTCCGCTGCAAGCTGAACACAGGCAACCCTATCCAGTCAAACGCTCTGAAGGGCATCATCAGAAGAGCCTCTTCCAAATTGGGAGAAAGGTTGTTGTTAGCCTGTATTATATTTGTGTTAAATAGCTTCGGCAAAAAACAAGTAGTAAAGTATGGAGGACAGGTACCGGAACAAATCAACTATCGAAGAGATCAGGCAGCGGTTCGACAAGGATGTGGAAAGGTTCTCTGACCTAGAGACCGGGCAGCAGGCCACCATCGACGCCCCCCTTTCGCTCGAGCTGGTCACCGAGGCAGCCCAAAGGGTAAACCCTGATGCCAAAAACCTGCTGGATGTGGGCTGCGGCGCTGGGAACTATACCCTGAAGATGCTCACGAAGGTGGCCGACCTTAACTGCACCCTTGTGGATTTATCGGAACCGATGGTGGAAAGGGCCAAAGCAAGGGTGGGGCAAATCACCTGCGGAAGCATCTCAGCCTATACCGGGGACATAAGAGAGATCACCTTGCCGGAGGGCCACTACGACATCATCCTGGCTGGGGCAGTGCTGCATCACCTGCGGGATGATTGTGACTGGGAATCCGTGTTCATGAAGCTGTTCAGGTCTTTGAGACCCGGGGGCAGTCTCTGGGTGTCTGACCTGATCAGCCATGATTCAAGGGAGATCAACGGCCTTTTCTGGGACAGGTATGGCGCGTACCTGACCCATTTGGGAGGGGTCGGTTATAAAGAGAAAGTATTGGCCTATATCGAAAAAGAGGACAGTCCCCGCTCTCTGACGTTTCAACTGGACTTGATGAGGAAGGTTGGATTCCGGCAAGTGGAGATCCTACATAAGAACACCTGTTTCGCTGCCTATGGGGGAATCAAATAGCCGTTTCGTAAAGTTACCCCTTGGAAACTTGTACTGAAACCAAAAAACTAAAAGGGAATTCACAAAACCGGAAACCTTGAAAACGAGCGGTTTCAGAAATCCCACTGACCTCTCTCCGCGCATCTGCAGGGTGCAAAGGGTTTAAACCGCCCCAAGCCAGTACCTTTGGCTCCTGCTGGGTTTGCCTGTTTTTCAAGATCAGTGAACCGGCAGAAGAACCAAGTTAAACCCAAACCTGGACCTACTGTTTCTTACCTGATAAAAAGAGGGTTGTCAAAGCTCTGCTTGAAACGGCCTCAGTCCACCCTGTCTCCCTACGTTTGACGAAAACAGAAAATAAGGAAGGGTGGGGGAGTGATCTTGCTCAACTGCTGAGCCAACTCAAAGCCATTTGTTTGTTGGCGAATTGCTGCAACTCAAACTGGGGGGCAACTTGCTGAACAAGGTAAAGGAGCCTTTCCCTGACCATCGTATCCAGGCAATGGTTAGGGGATTGCAAGCGGGCCATCTTCTTGAGGTTAGTCCTCGCTAACCCGGCGATCAGATAGGCGGAAACCTCCTTTAAATCCTCCTCCAAGAGAAAGTTCTCCACCTGGCTGGAATCCATCAGTGCCTTTCTGATACCGTGGTCACGCACATGAAAGCTTACCGGTAAAGCTCTGGTTCATCCTTTCTTTTCTTCCAGCAACTGGGTAAGGTACTCCAGCAAAGGCTTGGCGAACTCTTTCCGTTTCAGGGCAAACTCAATATTGGTCTTCAGGAAATCCAGTTTACTCCCGATATCATGGCGTTTCCCTTCTATGGTGCAGGAGTAGAACTTCTTTTTCCCAAGCAGATTGACCATGGCGTCTGTCAGCTGCACTTCGTTGTTTTTCTTTTTGGGAGTTATCTTGATGGATTCGTAAATCTCTGGGGTCAGAATATACCGTCCCGCAATGGCCAGATTGGAGGGGGCCTCTCCCAACTCTGGTTTTTCTATAAGTTGGTCAATTTCCATGATGCTGTCGATAATGGCCCTTCCCCCCACAATGCCGTAACGGTTTACTTTGTCCTGGGGCACCGGCTCTACGGCAATCACCATTCCTTCGTACTGGTTGTAAATGTCAATCAGCTGTTGGGTCACGGGTATCACCGACTCCATGACGGTATCGCCCAGTAGAACCGCGAACGGCTCGTTGCCCGTGAACTGCTTCCCGTAAGATACGGCATCGCCCAGGCCATTTAATTCCTTCTGGTGCACGTAGTAAATATTGGCCATGTCAGAAATCTGCCTGATCTGCTGATAGAGGGCTTCTTCCTGCTTTTCAAGCAGCCGCTGCTCCAATTCAAAGTTCCGATCGAAATGATCGATGATGGCTCGTTTCCCTTTTCCGGTGATGATTAAAATCTCTTCAATGCCAGAATCTACTGCCTCCTGTACTACATACTGGATAGTAGGGGTATCTATAATGGGCAGCATCTCTTTAGGCTGAGATTTGGTGGCAGGTAAAAACCGGGTGCCAAAACCGGCGGCAGGAATCACAGCTTTTTTAATCATATGAGGTAAGTGGTTTTGTTATTCTTTGGGAAAAAGGAAGTTAAACACTATGGGCTACCAGCTCATATCCTTAAAGGAGCACCGGTTTGATTACCCGGGCGTTGATCTTGCGCATTTCCTTGACCAGCATGTTCAGCATGTCATCCCCATGGTACATGCCGATCACGGATCCGCCTGAACCGGTAAAGTTGGCAGAAGCCCCACATCTGCGGGCCACCTCCAACAGCTCCAGGTTGCTGTCGCTTACATGCATGATGTCCTTCCTGAAGTCGGCATTCTGGTCCATCAATTGATGCAATGCGTCATAGTCTTGGTCCAGGATGGCTTTCTTCCCGGCATCGGCTAAACCGGCAATCTTGTCTAAAGTAGAAATGACTTGCACATCTCCTTTTTCATACCTGGTTCTTATATCGTTCAACACCTTACCAGACACCTTGCCCAGTTCAGTTTTATAGGCAATGTACAAAGGAGGCAGTAAACTTAGCTCCAGGGGCTCATAATAGCCGTGCTTTTTCTCCAATAGCATCTGTTTGTCGAAGTCCATGTACACACAGCCTTCGTAGGTTTGGATGACCCGATCCTGTAAGCCCGCATTGATTCCCAGTTCGTCCAGTTCAGCCGACAACGCAATATTGGGCAAGGTTTCCAGCGGGATACTTACCTCGTAAAATTGCATCAAGGCCCGTAGGGTGGCAATCACAATTGCGCTGGAGCCAGCCAACCCTATCTGACGCGGTATATTGGAACCGTACCGGATAGTAAAGTTCTTATTGGCCAACGTAATTCCGTGCGCCTGGCAATACTCCAGAAATTTCTTAATGCTCGCTTTCAATAGCGGAATGCCGCCGTGGTAACCTGTTAGGTTAAGCTGCTCCTGTAGCTGGTAAATGTTTTTGAATTGGTTACTGTCCTGTTCTTGGGGCTCTAAGCTTAACTCAGGGGTTTGGTACAGTAAAATATGCGCGCCAAAGTTCTTTACGTTCAGCGAAATGGTTTTGCCATGGTACCCGTCGGAAGGGTTTCCCAGCAAGGCAGCTCTGGCGTAAGCACGGGATTCAAGGATCATCTGGTAGGTATTTTTACAAAGTCTTTTTGCTGTGCGAAGCCTAGGCCCCTAAGACCTCATCCGTTTTCTAAACTAAGAATAAGAAGTTCATTAGCACTTGATTCATTTAGGGCTGCTCAGTTTGAGCACAATCTCCCTACTTTTTTTGCAACCATTTGCTATAAACAGCTTGTTATTATTCCTTTAAGGATGTTGATCATGTCAGTGTGTTTCTGGAAAGGGAGTCCATGGACAAGCCCATCCCAGGAAAGGCACAGGAACCATGCAATAAACCTAAGGTATCCCTGCCCCATGGTCATCCTGCACTATCCTGCCTTGCTTAGGGATACTATGTGGGGCCCCATCACCCATTAAGTAGCTTACCTTTCGGCGTACTCCTCCCCTTTAGGGGAAGGAACGTCCCAAACCTTGGGCTACAAGGGTTGATTGGAGAGCGTGGGATCTTAGCCGAAGATTTTGATTGCACTAAGCGTAGCCCCACCTCCTGCAATCAAAGGAGTAAGAAGCAACTCCGAAGGCGGCAATCGGCTTTGCCTTGGAAGTGAAAGGCAGGGCGTTTTACCTATTTTTCAGCAGCACCATTCCTTCAGCGGCTGCCTGTCGGGTTAGCTCGGCGTTGCCTTTCAGGTCAGGCTTGTTCGTGTAGTTGTACTTTTTCATCACCAGTGACTTGAAAACCAGCTCCAGAATTCTTTTAACGCTGTATCTACAACCTCTTTAGGCAGCTTCCCGCTTTTAATATCAGCCATAATGGCTGGCTTTTGAGTTGGGAAGCCCGGCATCGGAAGGTCGTTGGCTGCAAATAGCTGCTCAGGAACATTACTGTTTCCCTTCAATGCCTCAAAGCCAGCAAACCCTACGAACCAGTCTGCCACCACAATACCCTTGAAGCCCCACTCATAGCGGAGTATATCGGTCAGCAGATCTTTTCAGGCGGAAGCATGAGCCCCGTTTAACACATTGTAAGATGACATTACTGTCCAAGGCTGAGGCTCTTTCACGGCAATCCCCAAGCCTTCCAGGTAACTCTCACGCATGGTCCTTGGGCTCACAAACGCATTGATCGAAAGCCGTTCGTCTCTGGATTATTGGAGGCAAAGTGCTTGATGGAGGTACCCACGCCATTGAACTGAATACCCTTCACCATTGCAACAAATTAGCCGGAGACAAGCGGGTCTTCCGAGTAGTACTCAAAGTTGCTGCCGTTTAGCGGGTTTCGATGAATGTGGAGGGCAGGAGCCAGCAATACGTCCGCCGTACTGATTAAAGTTCCTAATTCAGTGATTGGGTTATAAATAGCTATAGCTTACCGTGATACTGCTAAAGGTCACTCCCATGTTTCTTTTTAGCGCTGTTATGGGCAGTGTGATTGGGCAGTACTTTTTTTTCACCTAAAGTAAAAGGAAACGCAAAATGTCGTTACCCTGTCGACCTGGATGAACCATAGGACAGGCAATCGCCAACACAAGGCTAGAGACCTTGGCCTAGCCGACGAAACAGGTGAAAGGACCTGGCCCCATGAAAGAAGAAATAATAGACTTGGGGGAGGTAGCCTCCATGCTGAGCGAAGAAGGCCTTAGAGCCGGGTTTGGTTTATATAAGCCCACCTATGGGAATAGGAAGAAAACAAAAATGCCCCGGCCTGTTATCCCGGGGCATTTCTAATGGGCAATTTCAAACTATCATCAGCGTACCGCTGATTTAGTGGTTTGTCCGGTGCCGGCCGCTACCACTTTAACCTGCTAAAGGATATCATCCTTTTCTTTTAGGCTGAAGCTTTGTTCTTAACTTTTTCCAGTCCACTATACTTGTTTCCTTCCCAAGGTCAATCCCTGTGCGCCTAAAGTCAATGTATCCCCTCAGGGGGGCTTTGGTGTCAATTGCCGCAGGCGCCTACTTCGTCTCCGTGGGCTAAATGAGCCTTAACCGCGCTTTGGGCCACGCAAAGGGTTTGTCCTTTGTGGCAGATAAGCACCTTGTCGTTTTTGGCACTCAATGGGTCGCAGTCCTGCGCATCGACTACCCCGTCATTGTCATCATCAGCGTCACAGGCATTGCCCTGGCCATCCCCGTCAGTGTCCAGTTGATCGGCATTGGCTAACATTGGGCAGTTGTCGCTGGCATCCAGCACCCCGTCATTGTCGTCATCTGGGTCACACGCATCACCAAGACCGTCCCCATCGTTGTTCTCCTGGCCCGGGTTGCTCAACGAGGGGCAGTTGTCCTCATCATCGTTAACCCCATCACTGTCCGTATCCTCGTTTAAGCAAAACTCCAGATTATCAACAAAAACGCTGTTTGGGAAAATCCCTGCACTTGTAACCTCCACGGACCGTATACCGGACGCCTCCAAATAAAATTGCAAACATTTTATCAAACCCGAAGCTAAGGTCATGGTTTGAGAGGCAAGGACAGTCCCGCCCGCATTCTCCCCGCTGTAAGCCCTGACAGTGATGACATCCTCATCTCCGGCGAAATCACCCGAAGTCAAGCTCACTGAAATCACCGGCTCCGAGAAATTAAACAGAACGGATGGCCCAGTAAAAGGAATGGTCTGCAATGACGGACCACCACACCCGTTAAGATTAAAACCACTAAGTACCGAAACAGACCCTGTGGTACCGTTGGGGCCGGTGGTTATGGATACCCCCTGTGCGGCGAAGGCCCCCGGCGCTAGCAGGCCACTAGTTAGCGAATTGAAGTCTATCAGGGTACAGGAGCCACTGGTGCTGGCCAAATCCTGGCCTTGGATCATTTTGGAGGCCGAGGTTTCCAGGGAGGACCCGTTCGGCTTAATACCTCCGGCCGCAGTAATCTCTTTACTTGAAGAAGGAGTCACAGCATCTTGGGGTTCTTCTTCATTACAGGAAAATGCAAAAAGGCAAAGCCCTGCCAGTAGGGTGTGAAGTCCAAATTTTTTCATAGGATAAATAATTGGATTTTATGGGTGAATTGATGTACATAACTACTGAAAGCCAAAACTTTCGCAGGAGAATGATGAGCAACTCGGTAAAACCGGGCTGTGTGGGGAAGGGGGTAAGTAATCAGGGAATATAATGGCACCGCCTCTATAGGCCACTATACAGTTGATTTCAAAGGACAGGAACGTTGCCACGGGAATGAGGCAATTCTCCTGCCGAGGGTATGCTTGGGTTGGAGTGCACTGGTAAATCAAGAAGCTGAACCAAACGGACTAGATTAAACAGGATACTTCCTGTTCTATTGGTACTTAGAAAGGTGTTTTTACTTCAAAGAATGAGTTAAATGTAGATATATGTTTTATAAATGCAAAGTATTCTTAATATTTTTATGTAATAATAAAATGCAGCTTTTCTAAGATTCTCGGGAGCCACATTAGTTTTAAGATATAAGGCTGGCTGACATACAACATGCTTACCGCTTCGGAAGCTATGAGGACTTTATTAAACCTAATCGGCGTAACCCTTATACGGGTTAACTAAATCATGTGCCTTCCCCTAATCCTTCGCTGGAATAAAACTTAACAGGAAATTCATGATTCAGCAACATTCCCTTTGCAGTAAGCAACAACCTTTGCAGAAATGATCTTTATGAAGAAATATTTCCTGATTTTTAGTTTACTCCTGATGTTGGGCTGTACTGCTGGCAGCAAAATGCAGCAAGGGAAAGCATTGACCATCGCCTTTGGCTCCTGTAACCGGCAAAACTTACCTCAGCCCATGTGGGATGTGATTGCCAAAGACAAACCCGATCTGTGGATCTGGCTGGGCGATAACATCTACGGTGATTCGGATGATATGGCAGTACTGAAGGCTAAGTATGATCTGCAATCAAACCAGGAAGGCTACAAAAGATTAACAGCCCAAACCCCCGTGATTGGCACCTGGGATGATCATGACTTTGGCCGTAACGATGCGGGGAAGAATTACCCTTACAAGAAAGCCAGCCAGCAGTTAGCGCTTGATTTCTTGAAGGAACCAGCCAATAGCCCACGCCGGCGGCAGGAGG
This region includes:
- a CDS encoding NAD(P)-dependent oxidoreductase codes for the protein MKLIVFGSTGSVGKQVVRKALEQGFNVTAFCRNKSKLEHPGNQGMRVFTGDVFNAKAVEDAIAGHDAVCVVLGSGKGKASLVRSEGTRNVISGMKRNSVDRLVCQTTLGAGNSRGNLNFFWKKVMFGWLLKKVYLDHELQEEYVMASGLSWTLVRPAAFTDGEETGHYRHGFSPDDKTTKLKISRRDIAGFLIKELSGNHYIHQTPGLSY
- a CDS encoding helix-turn-helix domain-containing protein; translated protein: MCDRVSLTERTFERNFLKEVGITPKQFAKIIQFQSSLEGVGDPASGRLTEVAFDNGYADQSHFTRVFKSYTGLSPKQYRIQASLDS
- a CDS encoding DUF6597 domain-containing transcriptional factor codes for the protein MQFPQYQVRKSLRCYVNCIMMDASEDPSGSLEYPLYADGYPGIMFQKAEHGLFMLPAGKKLSGLFLYGQTLSPMALSAQGRFQFVVFQLYPFASKYLLNMDPKALNDECYDLLQLKNIEAGKFHGRLLAADDLPTQVEVISDLVEALLSAHKLREDDRIQATIHHIIRNKGMGRSKICAIGFPSRREPSRGTS
- a CDS encoding class I SAM-dependent methyltransferase; amino-acid sequence: MEDRYRNKSTIEEIRQRFDKDVERFSDLETGQQATIDAPLSLELVTEAAQRVNPDAKNLLDVGCGAGNYTLKMLTKVADLNCTLVDLSEPMVERAKARVGQITCGSISAYTGDIREITLPEGHYDIILAGAVLHHLRDDCDWESVFMKLFRSLRPGGSLWVSDLISHDSREINGLFWDRYGAYLTHLGGVGYKEKVLAYIEKEDSPRSLTFQLDLMRKVGFRQVEILHKNTCFAAYGGIK
- the galU gene encoding UTP--glucose-1-phosphate uridylyltransferase GalU codes for the protein MIKKAVIPAAGFGTRFLPATKSQPKEMLPIIDTPTIQYVVQEAVDSGIEEILIITGKGKRAIIDHFDRNFELEQRLLEKQEEALYQQIRQISDMANIYYVHQKELNGLGDAVSYGKQFTGNEPFAVLLGDTVMESVIPVTQQLIDIYNQYEGMVIAVEPVPQDKVNRYGIVGGRAIIDSIMEIDQLIEKPELGEAPSNLAIAGRYILTPEIYESIKITPKKKNNEVQLTDAMVNLLGKKKFYSCTIEGKRHDIGSKLDFLKTNIEFALKRKEFAKPLLEYLTQLLEEKKG
- a CDS encoding mevalonate kinase family protein gives rise to the protein MILESRAYARAALLGNPSDGYHGKTISLNVKNFGAHILLYQTPELSLEPQEQDSNQFKNIYQLQEQLNLTGYHGGIPLLKASIKKFLEYCQAHGITLANKNFTIRYGSNIPRQIGLAGSSAIVIATLRALMQFYEVSIPLETLPNIALSAELDELGINAGLQDRVIQTYEGCVYMDFDKQMLLEKKHGYYEPLELSLLPPLYIAYKTELGKVSGKVLNDIRTRYEKGDVQVISTLDKIAGLADAGKKAILDQDYDALHQLMDQNADFRKDIMHVSDSNLELLEVARRCGASANFTGSGGSVIGMYHGDDMLNMLVKEMRKINARVIKPVLL
- a CDS encoding thrombospondin type 3 repeat-containing protein, producing the protein MKKFGLHTLLAGLCLFAFSCNEEEPQDAVTPSSSKEITAAGGIKPNGSSLETSASKMIQGQDLASTSGSCTLIDFNSLTSGLLAPGAFAAQGVSITTGPNGTTGSVSVLSGFNLNGCGGPSLQTIPFTGPSVLFNFSEPVISVSLTSGDFAGDEDVITVRAYSGENAGGTVLASQTMTLASGLIKCLQFYLEASGIRSVEVTSAGIFPNSVFVDNLEFCLNEDTDSDGVNDDEDNCPSLSNPGQENNDGDGLGDACDPDDDNDGVLDASDNCPMLANADQLDTDGDGQGNACDADDDNDGVVDAQDCDPLSAKNDKVLICHKGQTLCVAQSAVKAHLAHGDEVGACGN